A genomic stretch from Erigeron canadensis isolate Cc75 chromosome 9, C_canadensis_v1, whole genome shotgun sequence includes:
- the LOC122582916 gene encoding serine/threonine-protein kinase PCRK1-like, with product MVFPFNFIYFDSKPTETEIKPVLSPADQSYHSAQADLAPTLSNDEDLLIFPCNELIDATGNFSPSSKIGEGELGSLYETDISIEYPDTILQVMVKRLNQKGHKEWVKAKDIHGVVEHPNLVTLVGYSDEVNESERLCLLVYERMANKSVEYHLSTRSQTPLPWTIRLKVAQDTACGLAHLHEKMIPFGVFKSSNIFLNNQWKAKLSYFGLVYNEEPTNISTMMAGNMGYVAPECFQTGCHSPDCDTWGYGVFLYELITGRRPVEMNRPQNEQKLLEWVKPHVDSNRLEPIIDPRLEDNYSLDSVHKLCIIANRCLACNRKLRPKMSEVLEMINKLIGVPSKTSCPTPPLKSLVPVVYYHTQESFQVQCIHS from the exons ATGGTCTTCCCctttaattttatatactttgattcCAAACCTACAGAAACCGAGATTAAGCCTGTTTTATCTCCAGCTGATCAATCCTATCACTCTGCACAAGCGGATTTGGCACCAACCTTGTCCAATGATGAGGATCTCTTGATTTTCCCATGTAATGAGCTTATAGACGCCACCGGTAATTTTAGCCCTTCTTCAAAGATCGGCGAAGGGGAGCTTGGATCACTCTATGAGACTGATATTTCCATAGAGTATCCTGATACGATACTCCAAGTCATGGTCAAACGTCTAAACCAAAAG GGGCACAAAGAGTGGGTTAAGGCAAAGGATATTCATGGTGTGGTTGAGCATCCAAACCTTGTCACACTAGTGGGTTATAGTGATGAAGTCAATGAAAGCGAACGCCTTTGCCTTCTAGTCTATGAGCGTATGGCTAACAAAAGTGTCGAATACCATTTATCTACAAGGTCACAAACGCCTCTCCCATGGACCATTAGACTCAAGGTGGCTCAAGACACTGCTTGTGGCTTAGCACATCTACATGAAAAAATG ATTCCTTTCGGCGTTTTTAAGTCTTCCAACATATTTTTGAACAACCAGTGGAAGGCTAAGCTATCATATTTTGGTTTGGTTTATAATGAAGAGCCTACTAATATTTCCACCATG ATGGCTGGAAACATGGGTTATGTTGCACCAGAGTGCTTCCAAACAGGGTGTCACTCACCCGATTGTGACACATGGGGTTATGGGGTATTCTTGTATGAACTCATCACGGGTAGGCGCCCAGTGGAGATGAACCGTCCCCAGAATGAGCAGAAGCTCTTAGAATGGGTGAAACCGCATGTAGACTCAAATAGATTGGAGCCAATCATTGATCCAAGACTTGAAGACAATTACTCGTTGGATTCAgtacataagttgtgcattatAGCCAACAGGTGCTTGGCCTGCAACCGCAAACTGAGGCCAAAGATGAGCGAGGTCCTAGAAATGATTAACAAACTTATTGGGGTTCCATCAAAAACAAGTTGTCCTACACCGCCTCTCAAAAGTCTGGTCCCAGTGGTATACTATCACACTCAAGAAAGTTTTCAAGTGCAGTGCATACACTCGTAA